The DNA region AAGACGGGCCCGGGTGGGTCGCCGTAGGGGAAGAAGTCGGCCGCCCGCATCTGCGCGTAGGCGAGGTGATCGAGCCGCACCGTGCCGAGGAACGGCTCCGGCGGCTCCACCAGCAGGATCGTGCGGGCGTAGCCGCTGTCGTCGAAGCCGCGTCGGAAATGCACCCGCGACTTGATCGCCACGACGTCGAAATCCGCCGGCTCCAGGCCGAGGCGCCACAGCTCGTCGGGCTCGACGATCTGCGCGAGCTGCGGGCTCAGCACGAGGACGTTGCCGGTCCCGAACGCGACGCAGATCCAGGTACCACCGCCGCCGCCGCTGCCGGCGACGCCCGGCTCCAGCGCCTCCACCGCGCGCAGCACGGTCCCGGTGATGCGCACCGGGTCGCCCGCGGACGGGTCGCCGCCGCCGCCCACCGGCGCGTCGAACGGGTCGCCGGCCGCGAGGGACCCCGTCGCGATGTCGGGCGACGCCACGGTGGCGACCAGGGTGCGGGCAAGGCCCTGCCGCAGGATCTCGCCCAGCAGCCAAGTCGCCCGGCCCGACCGGTCGCTGTGGTCGGCGAGGACCACCGGGGCGGCACCCTCCGCCACCGCCGCCCGCGCGAGGTGCACACCGTCGGCGATCGTGTGGATCCGCGCCGCCTCGAGCAGCGCGCGCCGCTGCCGCCACGCGAAATCCGCGACATCCCGCGCCACCCGGTCGGCGAGGGCCTGGTCGTCGTTGGTGATCGCCTGCACGGTCATCCCGCCGTCCGGGGCGTCACCCCACGGGAAGCCGAAGAAGACGTTGACGAACACGTCCGGCTCGCGCGCCTCCCAGACGAGGGCCCGCTGCACGAGGTCGGACCACGGTGCGGCGCCGGTCCACTGCACGACGGTCGGCGAGAGGATCGGCACCTTGAGGGTCCGGTGCACCGGCCGGAAGTCACCGCGCACGGCGCGGACGAGCATCCGGGCGGCCCGCTGCCCCTGCAGGTGGCCGTCGTAGTGCGGGAAGTACTTCACCGCGAAGGCCATGTCGGCATGGTCGAGGAAGGCGGCGTCCTCGTTGCCGTGCAGGTCGAAGGTTCCGACCAGGATCGCCCCCTCACCCACCGCGGCGCGCACCTGCCGGGCGATGTCGGCCTCCGGCCGCGGGACGCCGCGCACCGCCATCGCGCCGTGCAGGGCCAGGTAGACCCCGTCGAACGGGCCCTCCGCCCGGAGCTCGGAGACCATCTGCCCGACGAAATGCGCGTAGGCGTCGGCGGTGATCCAGCCCGAGGCGGTGCCGGTGCACGGCCAGAGCGGCGAGGTGATCCCGACCAACTCGACGCCGTCGTACTCTCGCGCCACCTGCACGAACCCGCCCATGTAGCCCTTGGGATCGGTGGCGAGGAGCGCGGCCCCGGCGGCCGGCGAGCCGGGATAGGTGAAGTCGTCCCGGGTCGTGTCGTTCGGGAGGAACGTCACGGTCTCGTGCGTGAACTGGAGGACGGCAAGGCGCATCGATGGTCGGCCCTCTGGGATCCGGGTGACAATCAGGAGATCTCGCGCACCAGCTTGGCGATGAGCGAGCGGCCGAAGGCCGCGAAGCTCTCGGCGGTCATCACGAAGGCGTTCTCCCCGCCGATGACGACGCTCCGGTAATACGCCGCCAGACCGCCCACCGGGTTGGTGTGCTCCTTCAGGAAGGCCGGCATCCCCTCCGGCTCGGTGAGGATGACGATGCCGTTCACCGTGATGCCGGCCGCTACGGCGGCGTCCCGGGCCTCCGCGATGGGGCGCCCGGCATTGCCGGTGCCGTCGCCCGAGATGTCGATCACCCGGCGGTCGGCGCTGAACGGTGCCCGGGCCAGCAGGTCGGCGGCGAAACCGATCGCCGACCCGATGGCCGTGCGTCCGTAGAACGGCCGCGGCACGGCGCGCAGGCGCGCCGCGAAGGCGGCCGCGTCCTGCGCCGAGGCGATCACCATCCAGTCGACCGCCACCTGCTGCTCGCCGGGTCCGGCCCATTCGAACAGGGCGACGCCGATGCGCCCGGTCGGGCCGTCGTTGATGGCGCGCAGCACGCGCGGGTCGCCGAAGGCCTCGGCGTATCCGCGGCGCTCGAGGTCGAACCGGGCCTCGCTGATGCTGAGCGACACGTCCACCGCGAGGACGAGGAGGAGGTCGACGCCCGCATCCGCCGCGCGGGCGGGGCGACCGGCCAGCGACAGGGCGGCGAGCATCCCGGACAGGAACGGGCGTCGCCGCATGGCCGACCCTCGATCTCGGTCGCCCGCGCGGGACGGCGGGCGACGACACCCATGCAACGAGCCTGCCGACCCGCCGGTTCGCAGCGTCCGTCCGCGCCGCGCGAAGGTTCCGCCCGCGCGGCGCGGATCCGCGCCGCTTTCGGCCGCATCACGGGCGAAGGCGCCCGCCCTACCTGCCACGGATCGGTGCGCCGCCGGCGCCGCCCATCCAGAGACAGTCGACATGCAGCGTGTTCGCCGAATCGGTCGTGCCATCGAGAACGGGATCGTCGGAGCCGTCACCGGGACGGCCGCCCTGGTCAGCCGGACGATCGACGGGCTGATCGGGCTGGTTGGCCACCTGTCCGACCGCCTCGATGCCAAGTTGGCGTCGCTCGCCGACGAGTCCCGGGCGCGCCATCGGCGCGCGGGCCGCCGGCAGAGCGACCCGATCTCGCTGGAGTAGCGGCGCGCGTGCCGGCGCTAGAGCCCAGGCCCCTTGGCGGCGCCGAAGATGCGGCCCGGCTTGCCGTCGGCCACGCCCTGGAGAAGGACGACCCAGCTGTCCGCGTCGGCGACGCGGGCCTGGGTGTCGGGCACCTCGAAGCGGGTCGGCTGTCCCGTCCAGGAACCGAGCCGCTGCATGCCCCGGACCACGTTGACGTAGGTCGCCGTCCGGCCGCCATTCTCCCCGGACTGGATCGCGATGGCGCGGCTGCGGAGCACGGGCACCAGCCAGACGTCGCCGCGGACCTCGGCCTTGGCCTCCGGGGCGGCCCCGACCTCGACCAGGATCCGGTCGCCCTTGGTCTCGCCGCGCACCGGGACCGGCAGCCCGCCGTGCTGGCAGGCATCCCGGATCAGGCGCTCCAGGGCCGGCCGGTCGGACCCGACCGCGAAGCCGTTGCCGTCGACCACCACCTGGGGCGTGAAGACCTGTCGCGCACCCCGCCCCCGCGCGTAGGCGCGCTGGCGCTCGGTCAGCGGCCGCAGTGCCAGCGTGTCCTTCCAGCCGAGGTAGTCCCAGTAGGTCACCGGCAAGGTGAGGGCGATGACGCCGGGCTTGTGGGCGAGGTCGCGCAGGACCGGGTCGGCGGACCGGCAGGCGCCGCATCCCTGGCTGGTGAAGAGCTCCACCACGGCGCGAACGGGCTCGGCCCGCGCCGGCATCGCGGCCAGCGTCGCGCAGGCAAGCAGCGCTGCGCGGAGCGCGCGGCGGTCGCGGGTCGGGGCGCGGTGCCGGGGCGTCATCGATCCATCAGACCGTCTGGGAAGCCGAAGGTGAAATCACGTTGGCTTGAGAGGCCTCTACCGTCGGTTGAAGTGGTACCGGAGCCACTCTCGGCTTGGGCAGCATGTCGGGCCGCCATCGGCGATGCATCCAGAGCCACTGACCCGGATTCTCCCGCACCCAGCCCTCGACGACGGCCGTCATCGCCTGCATGGCGCCGGCGACGTCGATGGTCCCGTCGGCGGCCCTGGGCAGGACGAGGGGCGGCGTCAGTTCGAGGCGGAAGCGGCCCTCCGGCAGGCGCACGACGCGCACGCCGTGCACCGGGCAGTCGTAGTGGCGGGCGAGCTTGGCCAGCAGCGGGTTGGCGAGGCACGGCCGGCCGAGGAACTCCACCACGACGCCGCGGGTGAAATGCTGGTCGATGAGCTGGCCGAGGTGGCCGCCGGTCTCGACCACGTCGCGCATGGCGAACACGGCGCCCGGCGCGGAGGCGGCGAGGCCGCCCATCGTCCGGCGGCGGACCTCCTGGACGAGGCGCGCGGCCGCGGGATTGTTCGGCGGCCGGAACACCGCGGTGGCATCGAGGCCGAACTTGGCCGCGCAGATCGCCGGCAACTCCCAGTTCGCCAAGTGCGCCGAGAAGATCAGTCCCGGCCGGCCGTCGTCGCGCAGGGCGTAGAAGTGCTCGATGCCTGCGACCTCGGTCCGCAATTCGCTGGTGGCGGCGGGATCGTAATCGAAGAGGGTGTCGAGATGGGCGTACTCGGCCCCCGTCCGCCCGAGATTGTCCCAGGCCTCCAGGGCGATCCGCTTCCGCTCCGCCTCCGGCAGGTCGGGGAAGGCCGCCCTGAGGTTCGCCATCGCGGTGCGGTGCGCCGGCAGGAGCGGGCCGAGGGTGCGCAGCAGCGCGGCACCGAACGCCGCGGCGCGCATCGGCCCGAGGCCGCGCGCCAGCAGCACCAGGGCGCGGATCACCGGGATCATCGCGAAGCCCGCGAGGCGCGGGTACGACCGTTTCAGCAGGAGGGCGAGACGCAGCACAATCGATTCCAGGGATACGGTCCGGGCGGCCCCCCAGCGACCCGTACGGCGACGTTTACGCCAAGTCTCTCGCAGCGCGAAATCGCGGTCGCCGTGCCCGGGACCTTGGTGCTCCCGAGCGGGCGCGCCGCCGTCGCCGCTACAGGCCGACGAGGATCTTGCCGAAGACCCGACGCGATTCGAGGCGCTCCAGGCCCTGCGCGAAATCCGCCAGCGGGTACACGGTATCGACCACCGGTCGAATGCCCGCTTCCATCTTGGCGAGGGCCTGCCCGATATTCGCGAGCGAGCAGCCGAACGAGCCGGTGATGCGGTACTGCTGCTGGAACAGCTGCATCAGGTTCATCGTCGCCGAGACGCCCGAGGTCGATCCGCAGGTCACGAGGCGGCCGCCGCGCTTCAGGCAGAGCAGGGAGCCGTTCCAGGTGTCGGCGCCGACATGCTCGAAGACCACGTCGACGCCCTTGCGCTTCGTGAGCCGGCGGACCTCGCCCTCGAAGCGCTCGGTGCGGTAGTTGATGACGTGGTCGGCGCCGAGCTCGGCGGCCTTGCGACCCTTCTCGTCGTCGCCGACCGTCGTGTAGACGGTGCAGCCGATCGCCTTGGCCATGCGGATCGCCGCGGTCCCGATCCCCGAGCCGCCGGCATGGACCAGCACGCTCTCGCCGGGCTCCAGGCGGGCGTTGTCGAACAGCATGTGCTGGACGGTGCCGAAGGCGATGCCCGCGCAGGCGGCGTCGGTGTCGCTGACGCCGTCCGGCACCTTCACGGCGAGGCGGGCCGGCAGGGTCACCAATTCCCGGGCGAAGCCGTCGAGGTGGAAGCCCATCACGCCGGACACGTCCTCGCAGAGGTTGTCGCGCCCCTCGCGGCAGGCTTTGCACCGGCCGCAGGTCATGGCGCCGTAGGGCACGACCCGGTCGCCCGCCGCCAGTCCGGTGACGCCGGCCCCGACCGCCTCGACGATCCCGGCCGCCTCCGCACCGACGATCAGCGGCATCTTCCGCTTGGCGAAGGCCATGCCGCGGAAGCCCCAGACGTCGATGAAGTTGAGGCCGACCGCGCGGATGCGGATCCGGACCTCGTCAACGCCGGGCGCGGGCGGCGGCTCGATCTCGGTGAGGCGCAGGTCGCGGTCGCCGAACAGCTGCAGGGCTAGCATCGTGTCTCTCGTCACTCCGGCGCCAGGTAGCGCCGCCGCGCCCAACCCAGGGCGCGTCCGGCCTTCACCCGGCACCACGTGGTGCGGCTCGGCGTGTCGTTGGTGCAACCGAAGACCAGGGCGCGGGTGCGGATCTCGCCGATCTGCTCGGCGGACGGGTCCGGCTCGGCGCGGATGCTGAGCGGCTCGCCCGGCGGCAGGCCGGAGATCCGGTAGACCTGCGGCTCCGCCCCGGCATGGCCCGGGGCCAGGAGAGCCGCGCAGCACAGGGCGGCGGTGAGGGCGAGGCTGGCGCGCATCGTCAGGGTCGTCCGGTTCGGCGGCGCCACCGTCAGGTCCGGTGGACACCCATCATGGCGGTCAGGCCGCCATCGACGGGCAGCACGGTCCCGGTGATGTAGGATGCCCCCTCGCCCATCAGGAAGGCCGCCAGCGCCGCGACGTCCTCGGGCCGGCCGAAGCGGCCGGCGGGAATCTGCCGCTCCATCCCGTCCCGGTAGGCGGCGTAGCGCTCCATCATGGCGGTGTCGACGAAGCCCGGGGCGATGACGTTGACGGTCACGCCGCGCTTGGCGGTCTCGATCGCCAGGGTGCGGCAATAGGCGATGAGCGCGCCCTTGGTCGCCGCGTAGGCGGCGTTGCCGGCATTCGCCCGCAGGGCCGCGACGGAGCCGATCGCCACGATGCGGCCCGCGCGCGCCCGGGTCATCTCCCGCACCAGCGCCTTGGCGAGGCGCGTCAGCGAGAAGAAGTTAACCTGCATGGCGGCCTCGGCCCGATCCTGATCGAGCATCGCCGCGAGGGCGTCGCAGGACTGGCCGGCGTTGTGGACGAGCCCGTAGTAGCCCGCGGCCTCGGCGGTCTCGCAGAACCGCTCCAGCCCCGCGCGGTCGGCGAGGTCGACGGGATGGGCCGCGAAGGGCCGGTCTGGGTAGGTCGTCCGCAGTTCGGCCAGCAGCGCCTGCGCGGCCTCGGCCGAGGCGCGGTAGGTGAAGTCGACGCCGAGGCCGGATCCCGCCAGCGCGCGGACGATCGCGGCGCCGATGCCGGACGCGCCGCCGGTCACGAGGACCCGGCGCGGGGTGTCGGCGGCGCTCACGCGGGCTCCGCGCCGAGGACGAGGCAGGTGTTCTGGCCGCCGAAGCCGAACGAGTTCGACAGCACGGTCCGCACCGGCAGGTCGCGGGCGGTCTCCACGATGTCGAGGGCGATGGTCGGGTCCGGCACCCGGTGGTTGATGGTCGGCGGGATGCGGCCGTGGCGGATGGTCAGCAGCGAGACCGCGGCCTCGATGGCGCCGGCCGCCGTCAGCGTGTGGCCGATCATCGACTTGTTGGACGTGACCGGCAGGGCGCACGCGCGGTCACCGAACACCGCCGCGAGGCCCAGGGCCTCCATCTTGTCGTTCTCGGGCGTCGACGTGCCGTGCGCGTTCACCGTGTCGATCGCCTCGGCCGCCACGCCGGCATCGTCCAGGCTCGCCCGGATCGCCGCGATGATCGGCGCGCCGTCGGGGCTCGAGCGGGTGCGGTGGAAGCCGTCGCCCTTCTCGCCGCAGCCGAGGACGTAGCCGAGGATCGCGGCGCCCCGGGCGACGGCGGCCTCGGCGTCCTCGAGCACCAGGGCGGCCGCGCCCTCGCCCATGACGAACCCGTCCCGGTCCTTCGAGAACGGCTTCGAGGCGGTCGCGGGGTCGTCGTTGCGGGTCGAGAGCGCCGAGAGCAGCGAGAAGCGGATGAGTGATTCCGGGTTCACCGAGCCGTCCGTGCCGATGCAGAGCGCCGCCGCGGTCTCGCCGCGCCGGATCGCCTCGACGCCGAGCTGGATCGCCGTGGCCCCCGACGAGCAGGCGGTCGAGAGCGAGATCGGCGAGCCCTTCGTGCCGAAGCGGTCGGCGATGCGGTCAGCGACCGTGCCGAAGATGAACAGGTCGTGCCAGGGATCGAAGCGACGTGTCGCCGCCGCCCGCAGCAGGCCGGCGTAGTCGACCGGACCGTCGCCGCCCGCGGCCTCGGCCAGGGCCTGGCGCTGCGGCCACTCCATCTCGACCGGCGGGACCGCGATGAACAGGGCGCCCGGGAAATCGCCCCTGGCGCCGAGGCCGGCCTGCGCCACCGCCTCCTCGGCGGCGACGGCGGCGAACCGCTCGGACAGGAGCGGCGCGACGAGCGGATCGGTGTCGAGGAAGTCCACCGTCCCGGCGATGCGGGTGCGCAGCGTGTCGGTCGGGAACCGCGCGATGGCGTGGATGCCCGACCGGCCCTCGGTCATGGCCGCCCAGGTGTCGGCCTGTCCCTGACCGAGGGAGGAGACGACGCCGATGCCGGTGACCGCGACGAGCGGCCGGCCCCTGGCGTCGCGGTAGGATCGCGCGCTCATGGAGCGGTCCTTACGGGATTTTCCGCCGCGGTACACCTCCGCGCGGACGGTGCGGGGCGCCCGGCGCCGGGACGACGGGCGCCGTCCCGGCAAGAAGCCTCAGGCGCGCGGCGCGTTGGCGAGGCGGAGCACCGTCTGCAGCAGCACGTCGGCGCCGGCCGCGCAGTCGCCCTGCGTGGCGGACTCCGACTCGTTGTGGCTGATCCCGTCCTTGCACGGCACGAAGATCATCGCGGCCGGGACCTTCGCGGCGAGGTTGCAGGCGTCGTGGCCGGCGCCCGAGATGATTCGGCGGCGCGGATGCCCCAGGCTCTCGGCGGACGCGTCGATCGCCGCCACGATGGCCGGGTCGAACGGCACCGGCTCCTTCCGCCAGATCCGGGTCAGCGCGATCTCCAGATGGCGCCGCGCCGCGATCTCGGCCGCCGCCTCGCCGAGCGCCGCCTCCATCGCGTCGAGGGTCTCGGAGCGCGGGTCGCGCACGTCCACCGTGAAGGCGACCCGGCCCGGCACGACGTTCCGGGACGGCGCCAGGATCGCGGCCTCGCCGATCGTCGCGACCGCGGTGGGCGCGTGGCTCAGCGCGATCCGCTCGCCGGCCAGGGCGAATTCCGAGAGCGCGAGCAGGGCGTCGCGGCGGCGCGGCATCGGCGTCGTCCCGGCGTGGCTCTCGAAGCCGGTGATCACGCCGTCGAACCACATGATGCCCTGGCCGCCCTCGACCACGCCGATGGTCTTGCCCTCGGCCTCCAGGATCGGCCCCTGCTCGATGTGCAGCTCGACGAAGGCGCCGATCTCCCGCGTGCCGACGGCCTCGACCCCGCGATAGCCGATGGCGTCGAGGGCCTCCGCCACCGTGGTGCCGGCGGCGTCGCGCTTGGCCAGGATCTCGTCCGTGGTGAAGTCGCCCGCGTAGGCCGCCGAGGCCATCATGGCGGGGGCGAAGCGCGAGCCCTCCTCGTTGGTCCAGTTGA from Methylobacterium sp. NMS14P includes:
- a CDS encoding Zn-dependent hydrolase, with amino-acid sequence MAEMSLSKTHNLRANSARLWATILETAEFGGTPAGGINRLTLSAEDGRVRDWFREACEAAGLTVSVDALGTQYALRPGRDMGRKPIAFGSHLDTQPTGGKFDGVLGVLAGLEVMRSLNDAGIETEAPLLVVNWTNEEGSRFAPAMMASAAYAGDFTTDEILAKRDAAGTTVAEALDAIGYRGVEAVGTREIGAFVELHIEQGPILEAEGKTIGVVEGGQGIMWFDGVITGFESHAGTTPMPRRRDALLALSEFALAGERIALSHAPTAVATIGEAAILAPSRNVVPGRVAFTVDVRDPRSETLDAMEAALGEAAAEIAARRHLEIALTRIWRKEPVPFDPAIVAAIDASAESLGHPRRRIISGAGHDACNLAAKVPAAMIFVPCKDGISHNESESATQGDCAAGADVLLQTVLRLANAPRA
- a CDS encoding DUF1223 domain-containing protein, with translation MTPRHRAPTRDRRALRAALLACATLAAMPARAEPVRAVVELFTSQGCGACRSADPVLRDLAHKPGVIALTLPVTYWDYLGWKDTLALRPLTERQRAYARGRGARQVFTPQVVVDGNGFAVGSDRPALERLIRDACQHGGLPVPVRGETKGDRILVEVGAAPEAKAEVRGDVWLVPVLRSRAIAIQSGENGGRTATYVNVVRGMQRLGSWTGQPTRFEVPDTQARVADADSWVVLLQGVADGKPGRIFGAAKGPGL
- a CDS encoding SH3 domain-containing protein — encoded protein: MAPPNRTTLTMRASLALTAALCCAALLAPGHAGAEPQVYRISGLPPGEPLSIRAEPDPSAEQIGEIRTRALVFGCTNDTPSRTTWCRVKAGRALGWARRRYLAPE
- a CDS encoding M81 family metallopeptidase, giving the protein MRLAVLQFTHETVTFLPNDTTRDDFTYPGSPAAGAALLATDPKGYMGGFVQVAREYDGVELVGITSPLWPCTGTASGWITADAYAHFVGQMVSELRAEGPFDGVYLALHGAMAVRGVPRPEADIARQVRAAVGEGAILVGTFDLHGNEDAAFLDHADMAFAVKYFPHYDGHLQGQRAARMLVRAVRGDFRPVHRTLKVPILSPTVVQWTGAAPWSDLVQRALVWEAREPDVFVNVFFGFPWGDAPDGGMTVQAITNDDQALADRVARDVADFAWRQRRALLEAARIHTIADGVHLARAAVAEGAAPVVLADHSDRSGRATWLLGEILRQGLARTLVATVASPDIATGSLAAGDPFDAPVGGGGDPSAGDPVRITGTVLRAVEALEPGVAGSGGGGGTWICVAFGTGNVLVLSPQLAQIVEPDELWRLGLEPADFDVVAIKSRVHFRRGFDDSGYARTILLVEPPEPFLGTVRLDHLAYAQMRAADFFPYGDPPGPVLSDP
- a CDS encoding lipid A biosynthesis lauroyl acyltransferase, with amino-acid sequence MLRLALLLKRSYPRLAGFAMIPVIRALVLLARGLGPMRAAAFGAALLRTLGPLLPAHRTAMANLRAAFPDLPEAERKRIALEAWDNLGRTGAEYAHLDTLFDYDPAATSELRTEVAGIEHFYALRDDGRPGLIFSAHLANWELPAICAAKFGLDATAVFRPPNNPAAARLVQEVRRRTMGGLAASAPGAVFAMRDVVETGGHLGQLIDQHFTRGVVVEFLGRPCLANPLLAKLARHYDCPVHGVRVVRLPEGRFRLELTPPLVLPRAADGTIDVAGAMQAMTAVVEGWVRENPGQWLWMHRRWRPDMLPKPRVAPVPLQPTVEASQANVISPSASQTV
- a CDS encoding beta-ketoacyl-ACP synthase, whose product is MSARSYRDARGRPLVAVTGIGVVSSLGQGQADTWAAMTEGRSGIHAIARFPTDTLRTRIAGTVDFLDTDPLVAPLLSERFAAVAAEEAVAQAGLGARGDFPGALFIAVPPVEMEWPQRQALAEAAGGDGPVDYAGLLRAAATRRFDPWHDLFIFGTVADRIADRFGTKGSPISLSTACSSGATAIQLGVEAIRRGETAAALCIGTDGSVNPESLIRFSLLSALSTRNDDPATASKPFSKDRDGFVMGEGAAALVLEDAEAAVARGAAILGYVLGCGEKGDGFHRTRSSPDGAPIIAAIRASLDDAGVAAEAIDTVNAHGTSTPENDKMEALGLAAVFGDRACALPVTSNKSMIGHTLTAAGAIEAAVSLLTIRHGRIPPTINHRVPDPTIALDIVETARDLPVRTVLSNSFGFGGQNTCLVLGAEPA
- a CDS encoding zinc-binding dehydrogenase, which produces MLALQLFGDRDLRLTEIEPPPAPGVDEVRIRIRAVGLNFIDVWGFRGMAFAKRKMPLIVGAEAAGIVEAVGAGVTGLAAGDRVVPYGAMTCGRCKACREGRDNLCEDVSGVMGFHLDGFARELVTLPARLAVKVPDGVSDTDAACAGIAFGTVQHMLFDNARLEPGESVLVHAGGSGIGTAAIRMAKAIGCTVYTTVGDDEKGRKAAELGADHVINYRTERFEGEVRRLTKRKGVDVVFEHVGADTWNGSLLCLKRGGRLVTCGSTSGVSATMNLMQLFQQQYRITGSFGCSLANIGQALAKMEAGIRPVVDTVYPLADFAQGLERLESRRVFGKILVGL
- a CDS encoding DUF1194 domain-containing protein, with the protein product MRRRPFLSGMLAALSLAGRPARAADAGVDLLLVLAVDVSLSISEARFDLERRGYAEAFGDPRVLRAINDGPTGRIGVALFEWAGPGEQQVAVDWMVIASAQDAAAFAARLRAVPRPFYGRTAIGSAIGFAADLLARAPFSADRRVIDISGDGTGNAGRPIAEARDAAVAAGITVNGIVILTEPEGMPAFLKEHTNPVGGLAAYYRSVVIGGENAFVMTAESFAAFGRSLIAKLVREIS
- a CDS encoding SDR family NAD(P)-dependent oxidoreductase produces the protein MSAADTPRRVLVTGGASGIGAAIVRALAGSGLGVDFTYRASAEAAQALLAELRTTYPDRPFAAHPVDLADRAGLERFCETAEAAGYYGLVHNAGQSCDALAAMLDQDRAEAAMQVNFFSLTRLAKALVREMTRARAGRIVAIGSVAALRANAGNAAYAATKGALIAYCRTLAIETAKRGVTVNVIAPGFVDTAMMERYAAYRDGMERQIPAGRFGRPEDVAALAAFLMGEGASYITGTVLPVDGGLTAMMGVHRT